In Bos indicus x Bos taurus breed Angus x Brahman F1 hybrid unplaced genomic scaffold, Bos_hybrid_MaternalHap_v2.0 SuperScaffold_100141, whole genome shotgun sequence, the following proteins share a genomic window:
- the LOC113888453 gene encoding early nodulin-20-like, whose translation MLSLSRTRPPGSPSPKAAPRGPKEPRYRPAPRVPGPGPQAAASPAPSRRRDRAPAPRSGSGAGAASEGLRSQELKIRWFFGFEDVEDPMIPHADLSMLFLKFLAGMSF comes from the exons ATGTTAAGCCTCTCCCGGACGCGCCCTCCCGGCTCCCCGTCCCCGAAAGCCGCACCCCGGGGCCCCAAGGAGCCGCGCTACCGGCCCGCACCCCGCGTTCCCGGCCCCGGGCCTCAGGCTGCGGCATCGCCAGCCCCCAGCCGCCGCCGGGACCGCGCGCCCGCGCCGCGGTCTGGTTCCGGAGCGGGGGCAGCCTCGGAAGG GTTGAGGAGTCAAGAACTGAAAATTAGATGGTTTTTTGGATTTGAGGATGTGGAAGATCCTATGATTCCTCAT GCAGATCtgtcaatgttatttttaaagttcctgGCCGGGATGTCATTCTGA